From Argopecten irradians isolate NY chromosome 3, Ai_NY, whole genome shotgun sequence:
GGCTAATATCAATTATAGCTTTTAAATAAACTATGCTTGACAGtcaaaggggagacaatttttatgttaattcaGTTTTGATTATCGAAGGAGAGATACTCTTCTTTATTTAGCTTTCATAGGAATAGGAAAGAtaatctttattttttctttattggTAAGAATGAATAATCCTTCAgtttaatgaattaaaaaaataatattgtatttctgaatatttcaGCCCTGAGAAATACAATTTACTCTAATTTATCTTCATGAATCAAAGTTTACAGAGGAGAACCACTTAAAATGCCTTTATTGGTAATTTTTTTGACCAAACTGATGAACATTTCTAATTCTGTTACCTAGACTGAACAAATACAGGAGATGGAAGCGGATGCAAGAGAACACACACTACAGTATAACCCATCCCCAAAGCCAGCAGATATAACACAGCCACATAGAACAAATCCTCCATCTGTAGACAATCCAAGTACAACTGACCACACCCAGCTTTCAGTTAACAAAGTAAAAAGGGATAAGGATACAAATGGTATTAATCTGACAGCTGTTTCCAAAGAAAATTTAACAAAACCTAAAGTAGATGGagatttatttaaacaaaaatctgACTCTCAAAAATCTGCAGATGTTGTGGCAGGTAGCGTTGGTGCCGGTGCCTCTGTAAATACTACATCTGTGGTGAGAACACCTGTAATTAATAATCATAACAGTACAGGTGAAAAGACAACAGGTGTTTCCCGTGATAACCTAGATGATGATTTGGACTTTCTTCTTTCTCTCGAGAATCCATCTGAGGCCACTAgtctaggggagacaactcatcAAAATAGTAAGTTTGATAGCTGgtttttatttcagtaactgTGATAAAAAGAATaactatttttgaaataataaataatcatGCTGCTGGTAATGTTTGTTTTTCcccaaacatttaaaaataattggtACCCATAATAGAAACATTTTTCTCCATTGTTAAATTGCAGGTATCCAAGAAACAGCGAAATCTCCGCCCGATAAAACTGGGAATACAACACAAAGCAAAGGTAAAATATACTCTATAGAAGTATATCACGCTTTAGACAAAATGTGCCTCCAAATGTGTGTCCCTATTACCTTTTCTGatacataatacaatacaatatattttattaaggTGTATTTATGTCGTTAATTAATCGTTCTTGTCAATACTGGTACAACAATAAATTGAtcatttttatttgtgtgtgatTCACAGCTTACATGtaatttcattataatttaGTGAATAACCAATATTTAAAATCCAATTTTCTATATCCCAGTCGATCCTGAAATGGAGGACTTTGCGTTATCTATGTTTCTGTCTAGTCCTGTAGTACCACATATCTGCTGTCATGTCACACTAAGGATATTTATGTCTTACAGACAGCCTGAGACAGGTCTAATTGATCTTGTATTTTACATTCCTTGATGTCATTAATATGGTGCAGGGGAAAAGACTATGTTTCACCTATAccttaatattataatatttgtaaacaaGTGAAACCTGTTCACACAAACTAGAATTTATATGGTACAATTAATGTAAATTAGGATtatattaaatacatttgtagAAACAGATTAAAACTAATTCTGCTCTGATAATTACGTATTACTTTTCAAGGATGATATCTATAATTATATCACATGTACAAAcagtataattatttttatatcagaaTCTGCCAAAGAAACAGAAAACCTCGAGGACTGGTTAGACAGTGTGCTGGACTGAACAGCAGAAATCATTCTGTTTCCTTCTGTGTATCTGCTCAAGATCTTCTAGTGAATGTCTTCTGTCTTTTATGGTGATGTGTCAGACCTTCTATGGATCTTAACTGCTCGGATATGCTTCCCTCAACCAAATACCATTAGATTATCAACTTAGATAAGGTATATGTAATGTCtcgtgtcaacattaattgatACACAGCGGTTTGTCTTTATATTGTTGCAGATTTTGCAGTAGAAAATGTACAGCTGAAGTTCtcaagtttttgttttgttaaaatgaaatacaatgaaatGTTGCAATATCAAGAGTCTTTTTGTATTGGTTGTTgaaacaataattataatttattgttatttaggAAAATCTGTGCCTGTCATTTTCATTCTCAGTTCTGAAAAATAGTATGTCTTTGATTTGACCATTGAAACAATACACATCAAATCATTGATGAATTCCTTCAGGAaatcaatatattaaaattaacaatattattttgaattgtGTTATATTTTGGGTCAAGGAAGCAATATCAACGGTTGttttccatataacactggCTCCTTATAAACATGTTTGTAGGATACACATTACTTTAAATATTGGGCAAAGAAGTCATTCTACAtgtaacagtgtggacaaaatattgtcaaattttctagtcgatctgcccctttgtcaagacacaaaaagaacaaatagaATTACATATTAAGGACGGTAACGAATgttcacaaaaacataaacaatgaataCATATAGAACATACAGATAAACTACAGGGACAATGGCGATACATATTGTCTAGATGATCCCTTTGATCAGATAAATTATGTTATACATGTTCTTGTCTATATAAAGATTGGATCATTCTATCATTGATAACTCTCTGTCAGGTAGTGATTTCATTAACTTTCTCTGGTTTTATGgcagattatctcccttagaccaTGGGCAAAACCTGAAATCTGATTGCACCTTTTGTAGTAAAATTGTATTGCATTTTTACGTGTTCATCTGAACTCTACTTTTATTCAAAGGGTGGAAAAGGAGTACACAAAATCTAGAATGCAGAATCCAGTTTTGCTGAAGACGTATGTTTATGAAGTCATTGTAGAGATTAAGTGTTTTAAAATAAGGAATGTTGTGAAAGATTAATGAAGAGCCATACTGTGGTAGACTATCTGTCCTGGATTATTTACTGGTCATCTTTGAAGTCAGCAGCTGAATCAGAGGCTGCACTGACTTACCCTGGCACTATCAGTATGGTGTTTGGGTAGTTTACCCGGATACCCAATATCAACGTCTACCTGCCAACGATTTTTGGCTCGGTGTGCTTAGTACTGGGCTGTTTTGGACCCTAATATATCCCAAAAGGGAATATTTTCTTGGATATAGTTTAACACATTCTCATGAAAGCATTAGTTTAATGACTGTTGTAATTAATCACACTGGAAACAGGTCAATTAGTTCACAACCATTTGTACAAGTCTAGTGGGTAGTACTACTATAGTGTTGTATGTAAGCACATCATGTATATCATTtgtaaatatgtcatttatgtacaaatttcaaatgtacaaatgtactgaTGTTCCATACTTGTGCAAgtgtcatacatatatattatgtacaaaaaaatgtgttgcatacatgtatgcacaGGTATCcctatttacatgtacaaatgaaaTGTGTAGAAGCACCACTTATGAACACATGTGTCGATAAGGTGCATGTCCATGCCCTTGTATGCATGAACATATATATCTACCATGTTTCAATTCTAGCATGAATATCTTATATATCCTTAAAAGTGGTATTTGTACACGTTTAGTAACGGGTCAAGGGACAAATGCATTTTGCGTTAATGAACAACTAATTGTAAACGATAAAAAAGTACTATAGTTGTACAAAATCCACACAAGTGCATAAAGGGATCTG
This genomic window contains:
- the LOC138318237 gene encoding cell death regulator Aven-like; this encodes MCVFSKYIFYTNVIVIMRPDEHKKKRSAQYKKKHGMNKDDQSKDARRLQSAGKGKVKVDQRQDGKADGRGASAAKLPHSSSGSDSSDNDGDSAAPVRQSFKRREVVSNWARYEILPPETETTQKRGEDFANLLNSAGGTSSQFRFKEEEDWEDDESVCADTKLLTVDPTDLAASLQCIPLYQRLGVDQDLFSTEQIQEMEADAREHTLQYNPSPKPADITQPHRTNPPSVDNPSTTDHTQLSVNKVKRDKDTNGINLTAVSKENLTKPKVDGDLFKQKSDSQKSADVVAGSVGAGASVNTTSVVRTPVINNHNSTGEKTTGVSRDNLDDDLDFLLSLENPSEATSLGETTHQNSIQETAKSPPDKTGNTTQSKESAKETENLEDWLDSVLD